Proteins co-encoded in one Gleimia hominis genomic window:
- a CDS encoding antibiotic biosynthesis monooxygenase family protein produces MSIIVTNELHIPVERAEQVIAGFQANSKGLAEAEGFEGFDLAQPTDPQDDRWLVITHWKDEGSYQAWVDSDHFAKSHKHGSESRKPTTNVVRHYLRAFRAPGN; encoded by the coding sequence ATGAGTATTATCGTTACGAATGAATTACATATTCCAGTTGAACGTGCAGAACAAGTTATCGCCGGGTTCCAGGCAAACTCCAAAGGACTCGCAGAAGCGGAAGGCTTTGAAGGGTTCGACCTAGCTCAACCCACCGACCCACAGGACGATCGTTGGCTCGTAATCACCCACTGGAAAGATGAGGGATCATACCAGGCCTGGGTAGATTCTGACCACTTCGCGAAATCGCACAAGCACGGCTCCGAGTCGCGCAAACCAACCACCAACGTAGTGCGCCACTATCTGCGTGCCTTCCGCGCACCCGGAAACTAG
- a CDS encoding adenylate/guanylate cyclase domain-containing protein produces MRATEDSNESQFNEGHSTADAYQKELLGGRPSLTAHDLATETETPLSRVKAYWVAMGFEPPEPDHVQFTPEDLRAYQRWTDLIESGKIDLPTGLSLVRAQSHITDRLTLWQSEALIADVTRRYTLDDTTARLVIMDKFREFFEFFEDELIYSWRRQLNSLIHRLDQEVGHRGMEHERDHFPLIRTLGFVDMVSYTSNSVKLPSQDLVGLIDKFETVCRVAIPSAGGRLVKTIGDAAFYIADDLHTGLNVVTNLVEEINSSGQLLPVRASVVQGSVFSRSGDVFGPSVNLASRLVDVAPVGQILTDATTASHIANGEAGQQYEVQAAKEADLRGVGRVVPFLVTTKTSDKWEEAESNEN; encoded by the coding sequence ATGCGTGCCACTGAAGATTCTAATGAAAGCCAGTTCAACGAGGGCCACTCAACGGCCGACGCCTACCAAAAAGAACTCTTAGGTGGGCGCCCATCACTGACCGCTCACGACCTCGCCACCGAAACAGAAACGCCTTTGTCCCGCGTTAAAGCGTACTGGGTTGCGATGGGGTTTGAACCTCCAGAACCGGATCATGTTCAATTCACCCCCGAGGACCTACGGGCATATCAGAGGTGGACGGACCTCATTGAATCTGGCAAAATCGACCTCCCCACCGGCCTATCGTTGGTGCGCGCGCAATCTCACATTACCGACCGGTTAACCCTGTGGCAGTCAGAAGCGCTTATCGCGGATGTTACCCGGCGTTACACCCTCGACGACACCACGGCACGCCTCGTCATCATGGACAAATTCCGCGAGTTTTTCGAGTTTTTTGAAGACGAACTAATCTACTCGTGGCGCCGCCAACTCAACTCCCTCATACACCGGCTAGATCAAGAAGTGGGACACCGGGGAATGGAACACGAACGCGACCACTTCCCACTAATTCGCACACTCGGATTTGTAGACATGGTTTCTTACACGTCCAACTCCGTGAAACTGCCCAGCCAAGACCTCGTGGGATTAATCGACAAGTTCGAAACCGTGTGCCGCGTAGCAATCCCATCAGCGGGAGGAAGGCTCGTGAAAACTATTGGGGACGCCGCGTTCTACATTGCAGACGACCTGCACACCGGTCTGAACGTAGTTACAAACCTGGTGGAAGAAATCAACTCTTCAGGGCAACTCCTGCCGGTGCGGGCCTCCGTGGTGCAAGGCTCCGTGTTCTCCAGATCCGGGGACGTGTTCGGACCATCCGTTAACCTCGCGTCTCGATTGGTAGATGTTGCCCCAGTGGGGCAGATATTAACGGACGCAACCACCGCCTCCCACATCGCGAACGGCGAAGCGGGGCAACAGTACGAAGTACAAGCGGCAAAGGAAGCGGACTTACGCGGAGTAGGGCGCGTAGTACCTTTCCTAGTGACAACCAAGACGAGTGACAAATGGGAAGAGGCGGAATCAAACGAGAACTAA
- a CDS encoding type II secretion system F family protein, with amino-acid sequence MIIILSVLFTAGVLSVYSALTARSRLLIERVLGGQASSRRVPFAFTRISGLWAVFGSPASSVQERLELTGEEMTVQQFRVRQLIAAVLAAAVATSLLVIIAAMRPVSVIQWLILVSISFVVGAALYDKWLTWRVSAVARKVGHQVADSADLLALAISAGESIPGALSRVSRASGRELRFQLERALEDIEGGMSVTRALGSLSSRTNSPQLSRLLDTLVMAAERGAPLALVLREQARDLRDESRRALMESGGRKEIAMLVPVVFLILPVVVLFALYPGLVALKL; translated from the coding sequence GTGATTATCATACTTTCCGTACTGTTCACCGCAGGGGTGCTGAGTGTGTACTCGGCGCTCACCGCGCGTTCCCGCCTGCTTATTGAACGTGTCCTAGGAGGTCAGGCAAGTTCACGTCGCGTGCCCTTTGCGTTCACAAGGATCAGTGGACTATGGGCGGTATTTGGCTCTCCGGCTTCTTCGGTACAAGAACGGTTGGAACTCACTGGTGAAGAGATGACGGTGCAGCAGTTCCGGGTGCGCCAGTTGATAGCCGCGGTGCTCGCCGCCGCAGTGGCCACCAGTCTGCTCGTAATTATTGCGGCGATGCGGCCCGTTAGCGTCATCCAGTGGCTCATCCTCGTGTCCATCAGCTTTGTGGTTGGGGCCGCGTTGTACGACAAGTGGTTGACGTGGCGAGTGTCTGCGGTGGCACGCAAAGTTGGGCACCAGGTGGCGGATTCCGCAGACCTGCTGGCACTCGCGATTTCTGCGGGAGAGTCCATTCCGGGAGCGCTTTCGCGCGTCAGCCGGGCAAGCGGCCGCGAACTGCGTTTCCAACTGGAGCGCGCGCTTGAGGACATTGAAGGCGGCATGTCCGTCACCCGCGCTCTCGGTTCCTTGAGTTCACGCACGAACTCGCCGCAGTTATCACGTTTGCTAGACACGCTCGTTATGGCTGCGGAACGGGGCGCACCCCTCGCGCTCGTGTTACGGGAGCAAGCGCGGGACCTACGCGACGAGTCCCGCCGGGCCCTCATGGAATCGGGCGGACGTAAAGAAATCGCGATGCTTGTCCCGGTCGTCTTCTTAATCTTGCCGGTCGTTGTTCTGTTCGCGCTATACCCGGGGCTGGTCGCGTTGAAGCTTTAA
- a CDS encoding pilus assembly protein has translation MNAQGSSGNAESGEATIEFIGLALVLLIPVVYLVFTIGTVQSTSLAVEAASRESARILSEDPTNYEYADRQVAQIFSDYGVSAPTEVDARCEPASCTGQARIHVTVNAVVSLPLVPDRWVGSVPIRVHSNRYAPVKHARLHAEP, from the coding sequence ATGAATGCGCAGGGGTCAAGTGGGAACGCCGAAAGTGGTGAGGCGACGATCGAGTTCATTGGTTTAGCGTTAGTGTTGCTCATCCCGGTCGTATACCTGGTGTTCACGATAGGCACTGTTCAAAGCACGTCTTTAGCGGTGGAGGCCGCGAGCCGTGAATCAGCGCGGATACTTTCGGAAGACCCCACGAACTACGAGTACGCGGACCGGCAAGTGGCACAGATTTTCTCTGACTACGGGGTGTCCGCACCTACGGAAGTGGATGCAAGATGCGAACCCGCCTCGTGCACCGGGCAGGCGCGCATCCACGTTACTGTAAACGCGGTAGTTTCCTTACCACTCGTACCCGACCGGTGGGTGGGGTCAGTTCCGATCCGCGTGCATTCCAACCGCTACGCCCCAGTGAAGCACGCGCGCTTGCACGCAGAACCTTGA
- the ftsE gene encoding cell division ATP-binding protein FtsE, which produces MIRFDQVTKIYQRGAIPALSDISLEIERGEFVFLVGKSGSGKSTFLQLVIREEKATSGDVWVLGQNVGKLSRWHVPKMRQQIGMVFQDFKLLENKTVYENVAFAMQVLGKPKHQIQIQVPETLELVGLSGKEKRMHYELSGGEEQRVAIARAMVNRPQLLLADEPTGNLDPETSLGIMRLLTRINRTGTTVVMATHDADIVDQMRKRVIELDEGHVIRDQKGGVYGTQG; this is translated from the coding sequence ATGATTCGATTCGATCAAGTTACCAAAATATATCAGCGCGGAGCCATCCCGGCGCTCAGTGACATTTCACTGGAAATTGAACGCGGCGAGTTCGTGTTCTTGGTAGGTAAATCCGGTTCCGGCAAGTCCACATTCTTGCAGTTAGTTATTCGTGAGGAAAAAGCCACCAGCGGCGACGTGTGGGTGCTGGGCCAAAACGTGGGTAAACTCTCGCGCTGGCACGTGCCGAAAATGCGTCAGCAGATCGGCATGGTGTTCCAAGACTTCAAACTATTAGAGAACAAAACCGTGTACGAAAACGTGGCGTTCGCAATGCAGGTGCTGGGGAAACCGAAACACCAGATCCAAATCCAGGTGCCAGAAACACTGGAGCTCGTGGGGCTTTCTGGGAAAGAAAAACGGATGCACTACGAACTGTCCGGAGGTGAAGAGCAGCGTGTCGCGATCGCGCGCGCTATGGTGAACCGGCCGCAGTTGCTGCTGGCAGACGAACCGACCGGGAACTTGGACCCGGAAACGTCGCTGGGGATCATGCGTTTGCTCACGCGGATTAACCGAACGGGAACCACAGTGGTGATGGCCACGCACGATGCGGATATTGTTGACCAGATGCGTAAACGCGTAATTGAGCTGGATGAAGGCCACGTGATTCGTGACCAAAAGGGCGGCGTTTACGGGACACAGGGGTAG
- the smpB gene encoding SsrA-binding protein SmpB — MPKEWKKQTAAQKAKEASDAKKVIARNRRATHDYFIEDRLEAGLSLTGTEVKALRMGRASLAEAWVEIYDGEVWLHQANIPEYLAGTWTNHAPTRKRKLLLHKEEIAKWGQRSAAKGYTIVPLELYFVRGIAKVQIGLAKGKQEWDKRQALREAQDKREAQREIQRFAKGHR, encoded by the coding sequence ATGCCGAAGGAATGGAAGAAGCAAACGGCGGCGCAGAAGGCAAAGGAAGCGTCGGATGCGAAGAAAGTTATTGCCCGCAACCGCCGGGCTACGCACGACTATTTTATTGAGGACCGGTTAGAGGCCGGACTGTCACTCACGGGCACGGAAGTGAAAGCGCTGCGCATGGGCCGGGCCTCTCTTGCGGAAGCGTGGGTGGAGATTTACGACGGCGAGGTGTGGCTGCACCAGGCGAATATCCCGGAGTATCTGGCGGGGACGTGGACGAATCACGCACCCACGCGCAAGCGCAAACTGCTGCTGCATAAAGAAGAGATCGCGAAGTGGGGCCAGCGCAGCGCCGCGAAGGGGTACACGATTGTGCCGCTCGAGTTGTATTTTGTGCGCGGGATTGCGAAAGTGCAGATCGGGTTAGCGAAAGGTAAGCAGGAGTGGGATAAGCGCCAGGCACTGCGCGAAGCCCAGGACAAACGGGAGGCCCAGCGGGAGATACAGCGGTTCGCAAAAGGCCACCGATAG
- a CDS encoding thiamine-binding protein, whose product MLLAFSIAPQSTDDPDGSVAKAVAAAIKVVRESGLPHETTSMFTTLEGEWDEIMAVVKQCVDELNKHTNRISLVMKADIRPGYEGQLSAKVERVNALIGEDK is encoded by the coding sequence ATGTTGTTAGCGTTTTCAATCGCCCCGCAGTCCACTGATGACCCGGATGGGTCGGTAGCTAAAGCTGTGGCTGCTGCGATTAAGGTTGTGCGCGAATCGGGGTTGCCGCACGAAACCACGTCGATGTTCACGACCCTTGAGGGGGAGTGGGATGAGATTATGGCGGTCGTAAAGCAGTGCGTTGATGAGCTGAATAAGCACACTAACCGCATCTCCCTGGTGATGAAAGCAGATATTCGCCCGGGCTATGAGGGGCAGTTGAGCGCTAAGGTGGAGCGCGTTAACGCACTTATTGGTGAGGACAAGTAG
- a CDS encoding TadE family protein: MRPPLAGQERAGAEAGSQVVSHVLVQTFVVLIVLTIMQIAFAVHVRNMSLDAASEGARRATFENATDKDAMERAQALLDKSVGADRGARVIISRAEEAYGTKITVRISARLPVLGPFGPDHMQTVEASSWLNPRETSGGRPGKKPSPATASTPSTFPSSNPEPPNPSADTPTEQDPPDTERGSGTDGGGR; encoded by the coding sequence GTGAGACCACCCCTGGCAGGCCAGGAACGGGCCGGCGCTGAAGCGGGTTCGCAAGTTGTCTCTCACGTGCTCGTGCAAACCTTCGTGGTGCTGATCGTGTTGACAATCATGCAGATTGCGTTCGCAGTTCACGTACGTAATATGTCGCTAGATGCAGCGTCTGAGGGGGCGCGGAGAGCTACGTTTGAGAATGCTACCGACAAAGACGCGATGGAACGGGCCCAAGCACTGCTGGATAAGTCCGTGGGTGCAGACAGGGGTGCGCGCGTAATTATCTCTCGGGCGGAAGAAGCGTACGGCACGAAAATTACGGTGCGGATCAGTGCGCGACTTCCGGTGCTCGGACCGTTCGGGCCAGACCACATGCAGACGGTGGAAGCTAGTTCCTGGTTGAACCCGCGCGAAACCTCCGGTGGTAGACCGGGGAAGAAACCCTCGCCCGCGACCGCGAGCACGCCATCGACCTTCCCGAGTTCAAATCCGGAGCCACCTAACCCCAGCGCAGACACACCAACCGAGCAGGACCCGCCCGATACTGAGCGTGGCAGTGGTACTGATGGGGGTGGCCGATGA
- the prfB gene encoding peptide chain release factor 2, whose protein sequence is MNIDFPTEISSLRDTLGNIIAVTHPDELKERIRDLSQQAGDPALWDDQENAQRVTSQLSYAQAKLKRLESMEERVDDLEAMVELAGEAADEERGSLMDSAAQDLKRIQTDLADLEIKTLLSGDYDERSAVVTIRAGVGGVDAADFAQMLLRMYLRWAEHNNYSTKVLDTSYAEEAGLKSATFEVNAPYAYGTLSVEAGTHRLVRLSPFDNQGRRQTSFAAVEVIPLIETTDHIEIPESDLKVDVFRSSGPGGQSVNTTDSAVRMTHIPTGMVVSMQNEKSQIQNRAAALRVLQSRLLQKRHEEEMAQKRALAGDVKASWGDQMRSYVLHPYQMVKDLRTGWEDGNTSAVFDGQIDDFINAGIRWRKDQQGNE, encoded by the coding sequence GTGAATATCGATTTTCCCACTGAAATCAGCAGCTTGAGGGACACGCTGGGCAACATCATTGCCGTCACGCACCCCGACGAGTTGAAAGAACGCATCCGCGACCTTTCACAGCAGGCAGGTGACCCAGCCCTGTGGGACGATCAAGAAAACGCGCAGCGAGTCACGTCCCAACTGTCCTACGCACAAGCGAAACTGAAACGTCTCGAATCCATGGAAGAACGCGTGGACGACCTCGAAGCCATGGTGGAACTAGCGGGCGAAGCTGCGGACGAAGAACGCGGCAGCCTCATGGACAGTGCGGCGCAGGACCTGAAGAGAATTCAAACTGATCTCGCGGACCTAGAAATTAAAACACTCCTGTCAGGAGACTACGACGAACGCTCCGCAGTGGTCACAATCCGCGCTGGTGTTGGCGGGGTAGACGCTGCGGATTTTGCGCAAATGCTGCTGCGCATGTACCTGCGTTGGGCAGAACACAACAACTACTCCACAAAAGTGCTAGACACCTCGTACGCAGAAGAAGCTGGGTTGAAATCAGCAACATTCGAAGTGAACGCCCCCTACGCTTACGGAACCCTCTCGGTCGAAGCGGGGACGCACCGGCTCGTGCGTTTGAGTCCGTTCGACAACCAGGGGCGGCGACAAACCTCGTTCGCAGCCGTTGAAGTCATTCCCCTCATCGAAACTACCGACCACATCGAAATCCCGGAATCAGACTTGAAAGTGGACGTGTTCCGCTCTTCCGGCCCGGGAGGTCAGTCAGTGAACACCACGGACTCTGCGGTGCGGATGACGCACATTCCAACCGGGATGGTGGTTTCGATGCAAAACGAGAAAAGTCAGATCCAAAACCGGGCGGCTGCGCTGCGGGTTCTCCAGTCGCGACTGCTGCAAAAACGTCACGAAGAAGAAATGGCACAAAAACGGGCGTTAGCGGGGGATGTGAAAGCATCGTGGGGCGACCAGATGCGTTCGTACGTGCTGCACCCCTACCAGATGGTGAAGGACCTGCGGACCGGTTGGGAAGATGGGAACACTTCTGCCGTGTTTGACGGGCAGATTGACGACTTCATCAACGCCGGTATTCGGTGGCGTAAAGACCAACAGGGCAACGAGTAG
- a CDS encoding type II secretion system F family protein has translation MNLLFGSGLGVGLVLIIAAVRRDPMPRPPQGQWRTRIRERFLDAQLGHRAQVLFWGVQLALPLVLLLLVYAFTRAWPVAVMLAIMVVALPWQWVKTRSNRRRRQLAAAWPDVADSLLSAILAGVSLPQAVIELEHHGPEVTRPLFEEFARIMRSTGRFSQALDTLETRVTNSQARRMIEGIRLARELGGSELGNLLRDLAVVMREDARVRGEIEARQSWTVNGARLAVAAPWIVLLLISLRTDAAAAYSTPTGMSILAAGGLLCVFAYAVMRRIASLEEDA, from the coding sequence ATGAATTTACTGTTTGGATCCGGCCTCGGAGTTGGGCTCGTGTTGATCATCGCGGCTGTGCGGCGCGACCCAATGCCCAGACCACCACAGGGACAGTGGCGCACGCGCATCCGCGAACGCTTTCTGGATGCCCAGCTAGGCCACCGCGCGCAGGTCTTGTTCTGGGGCGTGCAACTGGCGCTACCACTGGTTCTACTGCTGCTCGTCTATGCATTCACCCGCGCCTGGCCGGTTGCAGTAATGCTTGCGATCATGGTGGTGGCCCTACCGTGGCAGTGGGTGAAAACTCGTTCTAACCGCCGGCGCCGCCAGCTCGCCGCCGCCTGGCCCGATGTTGCCGACTCCTTACTTTCCGCGATCCTAGCGGGGGTTTCCCTGCCTCAGGCGGTTATTGAACTGGAACACCACGGGCCGGAAGTGACGCGCCCACTATTTGAAGAATTCGCGCGGATAATGCGGTCTACGGGCCGGTTCAGTCAGGCGCTGGACACCCTCGAAACAAGAGTTACAAACTCGCAGGCTAGACGCATGATAGAAGGGATCCGGTTAGCACGCGAACTTGGGGGTTCGGAACTGGGGAACCTGCTTCGTGACCTGGCGGTAGTGATGCGTGAGGACGCGCGGGTTCGCGGTGAGATTGAGGCGCGTCAATCTTGGACTGTAAATGGGGCGCGCCTGGCGGTTGCGGCCCCGTGGATTGTGCTGCTACTCATTTCTCTGCGCACGGACGCGGCAGCCGCTTATTCCACGCCTACGGGAATGAGTATTCTGGCTGCCGGTGGACTACTGTGCGTCTTCGCATACGCGGTTATGCGGCGGATCGCTTCGCTGGAGGAAGACGCGTGA
- a CDS encoding M23 family metallopeptidase yields MRFRAGSIAAAVTAGLCALSLTGGLAFADRDDEVNKRDSAAAKSQELANQLNGLDANLAKLYANLQHVRDQLPGARTQVTQAKSKLAAAQREHEAAVNQLAVSQAQLDKLNEQAQARQDESDQSADAIADLAREYYRSAGEVSSPLVLALSAESTADISSRAAAAQTMTRSQSSVLEAAQGELAAIKNRMSRQKTLTNRVKKLEQKAAQARGVADSAAKSADAKLKTLRDLESEEKSNAKKAEQSKSQVAKQLQEQKAARDAAQAKINQIDEQNRRAKAQFAQASAPTTGSGGAVATSSAFGYPLPSVYPITSPFGGRYHPVLGMWIVHQGTDLGAPCGTNAIATANGQVTDVSYNGISGNYVTVNYGLIGGKSYQAMYMHLQRQVVSVGQRVSRGDTLGYVGSTGRSTGCHLHYEFIVNGQSVDGSQYF; encoded by the coding sequence ATGAGGTTTCGGGCTGGCTCGATTGCCGCAGCTGTGACGGCGGGGCTTTGTGCGCTGTCACTGACCGGTGGGTTGGCGTTCGCAGATCGTGATGACGAGGTGAATAAACGCGACAGTGCGGCGGCGAAATCGCAGGAGTTGGCGAACCAGTTGAACGGTTTGGATGCGAACTTGGCGAAGCTGTATGCGAATCTGCAGCACGTGCGCGACCAGCTGCCGGGGGCCCGCACCCAGGTGACGCAGGCGAAGTCTAAACTGGCGGCAGCGCAGCGCGAACACGAGGCAGCGGTGAACCAGTTGGCGGTGTCACAGGCGCAGCTCGATAAGCTCAATGAGCAAGCCCAGGCTAGGCAGGATGAGTCGGATCAGAGTGCGGATGCGATCGCAGATTTAGCGCGTGAGTACTACCGGTCAGCAGGGGAAGTGTCTTCTCCGCTCGTGTTGGCACTCAGTGCTGAGTCTACGGCGGATATTTCTAGCCGGGCGGCAGCAGCGCAGACGATGACGCGTTCGCAGTCGAGCGTGTTGGAAGCGGCTCAGGGGGAGTTGGCGGCGATTAAGAACCGGATGAGTCGCCAAAAAACCCTCACGAATCGGGTGAAGAAACTCGAGCAGAAGGCGGCGCAGGCACGGGGAGTGGCGGACAGTGCTGCTAAGAGTGCGGACGCGAAGTTGAAGACGCTGCGCGACTTAGAGTCAGAAGAAAAGTCGAATGCGAAGAAGGCTGAGCAGAGTAAGTCGCAGGTAGCCAAGCAGCTGCAGGAGCAGAAGGCAGCGCGGGATGCGGCGCAGGCGAAGATTAATCAGATTGATGAGCAGAACCGGCGGGCGAAAGCACAGTTCGCGCAGGCTTCTGCACCGACCACTGGTTCTGGTGGCGCAGTGGCCACTTCGTCTGCGTTCGGTTACCCGTTGCCCAGTGTTTACCCGATTACCTCGCCGTTTGGTGGTCGGTACCACCCCGTGTTGGGAATGTGGATTGTTCACCAGGGAACTGACCTGGGGGCCCCGTGTGGCACTAACGCGATTGCGACTGCTAATGGGCAGGTCACCGATGTTTCTTACAACGGTATTTCTGGTAATTACGTTACGGTTAACTACGGGCTGATTGGCGGGAAGTCTTACCAGGCGATGTACATGCACTTGCAGCGGCAGGTGGTGTCGGTGGGACAGCGGGTGTCGCGCGGTGACACCCTGGGATACGTGGGTTCCACTGGACGTTCCACGGGCTGCCACTTACACTACGAGTTCATTGTGAATGGGCAAAGTGTTGATGGGAGCCAGTACTTCTAG
- a CDS encoding NADPH:quinone reductase, which produces MKAAVVKAVGPASNIVTGDVPVPVLQAGQVLVRFIASEVNHVDLFVRSGAYRTPLPTPFAIGRDLVGQVEQSEDSAFAPGDLVWTNSLGYAGRNGTYSQFVCVDANRLYPLPEGVEPRDAAVVLHGGLTAYLGWFREGGLTRGQTVVIGGGSGAVGSAAIQMASHAGARVIATASARNHGYCRELGADTVVDYHDENWVHQVRAAASEGVDIWWQTASALDASKALELMNHGGKLLLTAGMQDALQVPVGGLYTRDCSIRGFAASNASVSDLRAAAEHINAGLAAHELRGRVALSLPLDRAREAHEALESGSVRDGRILMTSFQEG; this is translated from the coding sequence ATGAAAGCAGCAGTAGTTAAAGCAGTTGGACCTGCATCCAATATTGTAACTGGGGATGTTCCCGTGCCGGTTTTGCAGGCCGGGCAGGTGCTCGTGCGCTTCATCGCGTCCGAAGTTAATCACGTGGACCTGTTTGTGCGTTCCGGGGCATACCGCACGCCATTGCCCACGCCGTTCGCAATTGGACGTGATTTGGTGGGGCAGGTAGAGCAGTCCGAAGATTCCGCATTCGCTCCCGGTGACTTGGTGTGGACGAATTCTTTGGGGTATGCGGGTCGTAACGGCACGTATTCACAGTTTGTTTGCGTGGATGCCAACCGTTTGTATCCATTGCCTGAGGGGGTGGAGCCGCGCGATGCCGCAGTGGTGCTCCACGGTGGCCTGACTGCGTATTTAGGTTGGTTCCGTGAGGGCGGGCTGACGCGGGGGCAAACCGTTGTGATTGGTGGTGGCTCCGGTGCGGTGGGCAGTGCGGCGATTCAGATGGCGAGCCACGCTGGTGCCCGCGTGATCGCTACCGCGTCCGCTCGTAACCACGGGTACTGCCGCGAGCTAGGTGCGGACACGGTGGTGGATTACCACGATGAGAACTGGGTGCATCAGGTCCGCGCGGCAGCTAGTGAGGGCGTGGATATTTGGTGGCAAACAGCTTCGGCTTTAGATGCGTCAAAGGCGCTTGAACTGATGAACCACGGGGGCAAACTATTGTTGACCGCCGGGATGCAGGACGCGCTTCAGGTACCGGTTGGGGGCTTGTACACGCGTGACTGTTCTATTCGCGGTTTCGCCGCGTCGAACGCTTCGGTTTCGGATTTGCGTGCCGCTGCTGAGCACATTAACGCTGGTTTAGCTGCCCACGAGTTGCGCGGACGCGTCGCTTTGAGCTTGCCACTTGACCGGGCTCGGGAGGCTCACGAGGCATTGGAATCTGGTTCCGTTAGAGACGGGCGGATCCTCATGACAAGTTTTCAGGAGGGATAA
- a CDS encoding DUF488 domain-containing protein has translation MTQLHIRRAYEKAQKADGARVLVDRLWPRGVAKADAQLDEWFKEVAPSSQLRKWYGHDPDKFEEFKSRYKRELEDEQHAEQWQELQKLTHTRNVTLITATKDVEISAAQVLYDLLKSS, from the coding sequence GTGACTCAACTGCATATACGCAGGGCATACGAAAAAGCGCAGAAAGCCGATGGTGCGCGGGTTCTGGTGGACCGTTTGTGGCCGCGCGGTGTGGCGAAAGCAGATGCACAGTTGGATGAGTGGTTTAAAGAGGTCGCGCCGTCTTCGCAGCTGCGTAAGTGGTATGGGCACGACCCAGATAAGTTTGAGGAGTTCAAATCTCGGTACAAGCGAGAACTGGAAGACGAGCAGCACGCTGAGCAGTGGCAGGAGTTGCAGAAACTAACTCACACTCGCAACGTCACCCTGATTACGGCAACTAAAGATGTGGAGATTTCCGCTGCCCAGGTGCTGTACGACCTACTTAAGAGCAGTTAG
- the ftsX gene encoding permease-like cell division protein FtsX, with product MRGRYILSEVGKGLSRNKAMAVSVVIVTFVSLFFVGVAALAQMQVSMMKSQWYDKIEVSIYMCAKKDLMATCNQAEATQEQIDAVDKKLKSPAMSAYVKSVHFETKEEAYENFQKIAPQNPIVRWTKPDSLQAAFRVKLVDPQQYRFIEEEFAGTPGISEIKDQRDVVEPLFDVVDRAKMLSLGLAGVMIVAAVLLITTTIRLSAISREKETTIMRYVGASTLTIQLPFMIEGALAALTGAVLAVGALWGGLHMLVDNWLAPSMMWTNFVGVKHLLIVAPLLVLAAILLAAIASMVSLARYTKV from the coding sequence ATGCGAGGACGTTATATTCTTTCTGAAGTTGGTAAAGGCCTGTCGCGCAACAAGGCGATGGCAGTGTCAGTGGTGATTGTGACGTTCGTGTCCCTGTTCTTTGTGGGGGTTGCGGCGTTGGCGCAGATGCAAGTGTCGATGATGAAGTCGCAGTGGTACGACAAGATTGAGGTCTCGATCTACATGTGTGCCAAGAAAGACCTGATGGCCACATGTAACCAGGCGGAGGCGACGCAGGAGCAGATTGACGCTGTCGATAAGAAACTGAAGTCACCGGCGATGTCCGCGTACGTGAAGAGCGTGCATTTTGAGACGAAGGAGGAAGCGTATGAGAACTTCCAGAAGATCGCGCCTCAGAATCCGATTGTGCGATGGACTAAACCGGATTCCCTGCAGGCCGCATTCCGTGTGAAACTGGTGGATCCGCAACAGTATCGGTTTATTGAGGAGGAGTTCGCTGGGACCCCGGGGATTTCGGAAATTAAGGACCAGCGCGACGTGGTGGAACCCCTGTTTGACGTGGTGGATCGAGCGAAAATGCTGTCATTGGGCCTGGCGGGCGTGATGATTGTCGCGGCGGTGCTGTTGATTACCACAACGATTCGCCTATCCGCGATTTCGCGGGAGAAGGAAACGACGATTATGCGCTATGTCGGGGCGTCTACGCTGACGATTCAGTTGCCATTTATGATTGAGGGGGCGCTCGCGGCGCTTACCGGCGCGGTGCTGGCAGTGGGAGCACTGTGGGGTGGTTTGCACATGCTGGTGGATAATTGGTTGGCTCCATCGATGATGTGGACTAACTTCGTGGGCGTTAAGCACCTGCTGATTGTGGCGCCACTGTTGGTGTTAGCTGCGATCTTGTTGGCCGCGATTGCTTCCATGGTGTCGTTGGCGCGTTACACCAAGGTTTAG